The Sulfuricaulis sp. genome has a window encoding:
- a CDS encoding thioredoxin family protein, whose product MKVQLLVSESCVPCEQAEKVWRQVAQERALDFSVVNLADPEGKQLADELQLKTIPAVVIDGVLVAIGVQSLEEARTLISRT is encoded by the coding sequence ATGAAAGTCCAGCTACTGGTTTCGGAGTCGTGCGTCCCTTGTGAACAGGCTGAAAAGGTCTGGCGCCAGGTGGCGCAAGAGCGTGCGCTCGATTTTTCCGTGGTCAACCTGGCCGATCCCGAAGGCAAGCAGCTGGCCGATGAGTTACAGCTCAAAACCATTCCGGCCGTGGTGATCGACGGTGTACTGGTCGCCATTGGCGTGCAAAGCCTTGAAGAGGCGCGTACGCTCATTTCGCGGACATAG
- a CDS encoding cytochrome b/b6 domain-containing protein, with translation MNLPESPVLQKAIKVWDPLVRLFHWSLVAAFTIAWLTGDEESRLHELAGYTVIGLVLIRIVWGFVGTRYARFSDFVYRPSVILSYIRELTLGKSKRHLGHNPLGGLMVLALLVSLLAAGITGLALEGAEQGTGPFASLSTGATMTMPGVIAEALADDDDKVHNNGKNENDEIWEELHEFFANLTLLLVVLHIAGVIIGSLVHRENLVRAMFTGRKPG, from the coding sequence ATGAACCTGCCTGAATCACCTGTTTTGCAGAAAGCAATCAAGGTCTGGGACCCGCTGGTGCGCCTGTTCCACTGGTCGCTGGTGGCAGCGTTTACCATTGCCTGGCTCACCGGCGACGAGGAATCCCGCCTGCATGAACTGGCCGGGTACACCGTCATCGGCCTGGTGCTGATACGGATTGTCTGGGGATTCGTTGGCACACGATACGCGCGCTTCAGCGATTTTGTCTACCGTCCCTCGGTCATTTTGTCTTACATCAGGGAATTAACGCTCGGAAAATCCAAACGTCATCTGGGACACAACCCGCTGGGCGGATTGATGGTCCTGGCGCTGCTGGTATCGCTGCTTGCCGCCGGGATTACGGGGCTCGCCCTGGAGGGCGCGGAACAAGGCACCGGACCCTTTGCCTCTCTTTCCACCGGGGCCACGATGACGATGCCTGGTGTAATTGCCGAGGCCTTAGCCGATGATGACGACAAGGTGCACAATAATGGAAAGAATGAAAACGATGAGATATGGGAAGAGCTGCACGAATTCTTCGCCAACCTGACACTGCTGCTGGTGGTGCTGCACATCGCGGGCGTGATTATCGGCAGCCTGGTGCACCGGGAAAATCTGGTGCGCGCCATGTTCACCGGACGCAAACCGGGATGA
- the moaA gene encoding GTP 3',8-cyclase MoaA, with the protein MLIDSFGRCIDYLRVSVTDRCNYRCFYCMPRTGVRFAAAADLLTSEELARLIRLFAELGVHRVRLTGGEPLVRRDLAGLAAMIGRLPDIVDLSLSTNGQLLARHAHALKQAGVTRVNISLDSLDPKVFARIACGGDLRAVLRGIEAALDAGMAPVKLNMVVMRGINDQEIETMLEFAVAHGVDLRYIETMPVGPQAADGMAHHYPAALILERLRRHAGAELVPAKGGRGAGPARYYQIGSGPVRVGVISAVSRHFCAGCNRVRLTASGELVLCLGHNDRVSLREALRGGCSDETLKTMIRAAVMNKPERHDFQKTGGEIVAIPMSALGG; encoded by the coding sequence ATGTTGATCGATAGTTTCGGCCGGTGTATCGACTACCTGCGGGTATCCGTCACCGACCGCTGCAACTACCGTTGTTTCTACTGCATGCCGCGGACCGGCGTGCGCTTCGCCGCTGCCGCCGATCTCCTCACCAGCGAAGAACTGGCCCGACTGATACGCCTGTTCGCGGAGCTGGGCGTGCACCGCGTGCGGCTGACGGGCGGCGAGCCGCTGGTGCGTCGCGATCTCGCCGGGCTCGCCGCCATGATCGGCCGCCTGCCCGACATCGTTGACCTGTCACTCTCTACCAACGGGCAGTTGCTCGCGCGCCACGCGCACGCGCTCAAACAGGCGGGCGTGACGCGCGTCAATATCTCGCTCGATTCGCTCGACCCCAAGGTCTTCGCGCGCATCGCCTGCGGCGGCGACCTGCGCGCGGTGTTGCGCGGGATTGAGGCGGCGCTCGATGCCGGCATGGCGCCGGTGAAACTCAACATGGTGGTGATGAGGGGAATCAACGACCAGGAAATCGAGACGATGCTCGAGTTCGCGGTCGCACACGGCGTGGACCTGCGCTACATCGAAACCATGCCCGTGGGACCGCAAGCCGCCGACGGCATGGCCCATCATTATCCGGCCGCGCTGATTCTTGAGCGCCTGCGCCGGCACGCCGGCGCCGAGCTCGTTCCGGCGAAGGGCGGCCGGGGCGCGGGTCCGGCGCGGTATTATCAGATCGGTTCCGGCCCGGTGAGGGTGGGCGTGATCTCCGCGGTGTCGCGCCATTTCTGCGCGGGCTGCAACCGCGTGCGGCTGACCGCCTCCGGTGAGCTCGTGCTCTGCCTGGGACACAATGATCGGGTTTCTCTCCGCGAGGCGCTGCGCGGCGGATGTTCAGACGAAACGCTGAAGACGATGATTCGTGCCGCGGTGATGAACAAACCCGAGCGGCATGACTTTCAGAAAACGGGTGGAGAGATTGTCGCCATTCCGATGTCCGCGCTTGGCGGATGA
- the mobA gene encoding molybdenum cofactor guanylyltransferase MobA, producing MTAIEHKAIARHEITGVILAGGRGSRLGGVDKGLVHMHGRPFVEHAIDALRPQVGSLLISANRNRDVYASYGFPVVADAMGDYDGPLAGMLSAMRVTETTYILVVPCDTPALPSDLVERLASALTHAQAEASVVFCHGRMQPVFALMRSDVDDRLEQYMTAGARGAGEWMHRLGAVSVDFSDRADAFDNINTPEELKRLEEKVLQQA from the coding sequence ATGACGGCCATTGAACACAAGGCTATCGCCAGACATGAAATTACCGGCGTCATACTCGCCGGCGGACGCGGCAGCCGACTGGGCGGTGTGGACAAGGGGCTGGTGCATATGCATGGCCGACCATTCGTCGAGCATGCCATCGACGCCCTGCGACCGCAGGTGGGGAGTCTGCTAATCAGTGCCAACCGCAACCGGGATGTCTATGCGTCATACGGTTTTCCCGTCGTCGCCGACGCCATGGGCGACTATGACGGACCGCTGGCGGGGATGTTGAGCGCCATGCGAGTTACCGAGACGACTTATATTCTTGTTGTGCCTTGCGACACTCCTGCGCTGCCTTCAGACCTGGTTGAACGTTTGGCGAGTGCATTGACTCACGCGCAGGCCGAGGCTTCCGTTGTTTTCTGCCACGGTCGGATGCAACCGGTGTTTGCGCTAATGCGTAGCGATGTGGACGATCGTCTGGAGCAGTATATGACAGCAGGCGCTCGCGGCGCGGGCGAGTGGATGCATCGGCTGGGGGCGGTCAGCGTCGATTTTTCCGATCGGGCCGATGCCTTCGATAACATCAATACGCCCGAAGAACTGAAGCGTCTTGAGGAAAAAGTTCTTCAGCAAGCCTGA
- the glp gene encoding gephyrin-like molybdotransferase Glp gives MLSLEEARAAILAEVTPSATTQTVSLLQAHGRFTAQELRAQVDNPAFDNSAMDGYAVRTADLVAAGFVLPLHGECRCGDAPGKLSPGSTMRIFTGAPMPEGADSIVIQEDVKLEGGKVIFPKSVQPGSHLRRRGEDFRHSDVLYPAGRRLSSYDLALLSAAGVAQIPVYPRARVLVAATGDELVTPGTPLQPGQIYESNRLATLLLLQELGMDAVDGGTVRDDPAALRELLKSSADFDFVITSGGASVGDHDLVKQVFAEIGEIKFWKVKIKPGKPIAFGRVGSRTHFFALPGNPVSSLVTFKLFVEPALIAWHHGVSRMPQLAATATNDFRRHPGRTEFVRARLVTENGKLLATALPGQGSHMLGPLRETNGFIRVEADSAGFKQGETVMAIPLSTDL, from the coding sequence ATGCTGAGTCTCGAAGAAGCCCGTGCCGCCATTCTCGCGGAAGTAACACCATCTGCCACGACACAGACGGTGTCGTTGTTGCAGGCGCATGGCCGTTTCACCGCGCAGGAATTGCGTGCCCAAGTGGACAACCCCGCGTTCGATAATTCCGCCATGGACGGCTACGCCGTGCGCACCGCCGATCTGGTCGCCGCCGGCTTTGTATTGCCGTTGCACGGCGAATGTCGCTGCGGCGATGCGCCGGGAAAGCTCAGCCCTGGATCCACCATGCGCATTTTCACGGGCGCGCCCATGCCCGAGGGCGCGGACAGTATTGTGATCCAGGAAGACGTGAAGCTTGAGGGCGGCAAGGTCATCTTCCCCAAATCAGTGCAGCCGGGCAGTCATTTGCGCCGGCGTGGCGAGGATTTCCGCCACAGCGATGTGCTGTACCCTGCCGGCCGCCGGCTGTCATCCTACGATCTGGCGTTACTGTCCGCGGCCGGTGTGGCGCAAATTCCGGTATACCCTCGGGCGCGTGTGCTGGTGGCCGCCACCGGCGATGAGCTGGTCACGCCCGGCACGCCGCTGCAGCCCGGACAGATATACGAATCCAATCGGCTGGCGACATTATTATTGTTGCAGGAGCTGGGAATGGATGCCGTGGACGGTGGCACGGTGCGCGACGATCCGGCGGCGCTGCGCGAACTGTTGAAGTCGTCCGCGGATTTCGATTTTGTCATCACCAGCGGCGGCGCTTCGGTTGGCGATCATGATCTCGTCAAGCAGGTATTCGCCGAGATCGGCGAGATAAAATTCTGGAAAGTGAAAATCAAGCCGGGCAAGCCCATTGCCTTCGGTCGCGTGGGTTCCCGCACGCATTTCTTCGCGCTGCCGGGCAATCCGGTCTCCAGCCTCGTGACGTTCAAGCTGTTCGTCGAGCCCGCGCTCATCGCGTGGCACCACGGCGTTTCGCGCATGCCGCAACTGGCCGCGACCGCTACCAATGATTTTCGTCGTCACCCCGGGCGCACCGAGTTCGTGCGCGCGCGGCTTGTCACCGAGAATGGCAAGCTCCTGGCCACCGCGTTGCCCGGCCAGGGCTCGCACATGCTGGGGCCGTTGCGCGAAACCAACGGCTTTATCCGTGTCGAGGCCGACAGCGCCGGCTTCAAGCAGGGTGAAACGGTGATGGCAATTCCTTTGAGCACGGACTTATGA
- a CDS encoding Crp/Fnr family transcriptional regulator: MNRPSDIAHDLRRAYLFADMSEPHLQSLVNGMQDIHLDAGKTLFRQGQAAERFYFLREGLVKLFRMSPEGDEKIIEIMRPGETFAEAVMFMGNQGRYPVNAEAINESRVYAFEQKVFLNLLRESNEATFGLLGSMSRRLHMLVNQIESLTLQNATYRLVAYLLEQIPRDVKTSPEVQLTTPKGVIASRLAIQPETLSRILAKLRQGGLIEVHGNHITIRDVQALRNLVHLPPEE, from the coding sequence ATGAACCGACCGTCCGATATCGCGCACGACCTGCGCCGCGCCTACCTGTTCGCGGACATGTCGGAGCCGCATCTGCAATCGCTCGTCAACGGCATGCAGGATATCCATCTAGATGCCGGGAAGACGTTGTTCCGGCAAGGGCAGGCGGCGGAGCGGTTTTATTTTTTGCGTGAAGGACTGGTCAAGCTCTTCCGCATGTCGCCGGAGGGCGATGAAAAAATCATCGAGATCATGCGGCCGGGCGAGACCTTTGCCGAGGCGGTCATGTTCATGGGCAATCAGGGACGCTATCCGGTCAATGCCGAGGCCATTAACGAAAGCCGGGTTTATGCCTTCGAGCAAAAGGTTTTCCTCAATCTCCTGCGCGAATCGAACGAAGCCACCTTCGGCCTGCTGGGCTCCATGAGCCGCCGGCTGCACATGCTGGTGAACCAGATCGAAAGCCTCACGTTGCAAAACGCCACTTACCGCCTGGTGGCGTACCTGCTCGAGCAGATTCCACGCGACGTCAAGACCTCGCCGGAAGTGCAACTCACGACACCCAAGGGTGTCATTGCTTCGCGACTCGCAATCCAGCCCGAAACGCTGTCGCGCATCCTCGCCAAACTGCGCCAGGGTGGCTTGATCGAAGTGCACGGCAATCACATCACCATCCGCGACGTGCAGGCCCTGCGCAATCTCGTGCACCTGCCGCCGGAGGAATGA
- a CDS encoding TraR/DksA C4-type zinc finger protein — translation MPELSEKQLQQFEQRLRNRREELREIIHRELANSKQEDFTELAGMVHDAGEESFAELLRGINIATRTRELEEIRDVEASLERIKNGIYGTCVDCNDKIVLERLDAYPTAKRCINCQSRNENRRGGRDATPSL, via the coding sequence ATGCCGGAACTTTCTGAAAAGCAACTGCAGCAGTTCGAGCAACGGCTGAGAAATCGCCGTGAGGAACTGCGTGAGATTATTCATCGCGAGCTGGCCAACTCGAAGCAGGAAGACTTCACCGAACTGGCCGGCATGGTGCACGATGCCGGGGAAGAATCGTTTGCCGAGCTGCTGCGCGGCATCAACATTGCCACGCGTACCCGTGAACTTGAGGAAATCCGGGACGTTGAGGCGTCGCTCGAACGCATCAAAAACGGTATCTACGGCACCTGTGTCGATTGCAACGACAAAATCGTCCTCGAACGACTCGATGCCTATCCGACGGCGAAGCGTTGTATCAACTGCCAGAGCCGGAATGAAAACCGTCGCGGGGGACGCGACGCCACTCCCAGTCTCTAA